The proteins below come from a single Thermopolyspora flexuosa genomic window:
- a CDS encoding alpha/beta hydrolase family protein: protein MLAVLATVGALLSPPSFDPPRLNEELGAIPAQPAAEYAPVPATAPISEEEITVPVRGTALKATIRAPRKPGRHPAMVFVQGSGRGDREEFAEAADWLARAGIVTLVYEKRTVGYSFRHRDFGLLADDALRMIEQLRRRPDVDLSRTGIWGVSEGGWVVPIAASRSTDVRFVVLVSSPNVSPMRQVAWALNEQLLRLHAPYGVRDLLTRAMGGVGFDFLRYDGTPAIRGISQPVLALYGTADPSIPFVESTRTLTTALEEGGNRNYTIRFLAGADHAMRINGGPYAPEYLPTLGRWILGLPDTARPGIPIAGARPVQRYEAADVPRAPWYGDMEFLSLTLMLVAVGFIAAPVTELVVRLRGGEPAEQTNARVWPPIRGRLRRIAYTAAGLLAAIVAFITLIVLFSVNQAGAWPAVLAGWLVVRVLAVLLLVQEVLAGLAVHAALRDGWQPSRWQWLALGGVLGGAGVLLVAGAYYGLFSLPW from the coding sequence GTGCTGGCGGTCTTGGCGACGGTCGGGGCGCTGCTCTCCCCGCCGTCGTTCGATCCCCCGCGCCTCAACGAGGAACTCGGCGCCATCCCCGCGCAGCCCGCCGCCGAGTACGCGCCGGTCCCCGCCACCGCGCCGATCTCCGAGGAGGAGATCACCGTCCCGGTGCGGGGCACCGCGCTGAAGGCCACGATCCGGGCGCCGAGGAAGCCCGGGCGGCATCCGGCGATGGTGTTCGTCCAGGGGTCGGGGCGCGGCGACCGGGAGGAGTTCGCCGAGGCGGCCGACTGGCTCGCCCGGGCCGGGATCGTGACCCTCGTCTACGAGAAGCGCACCGTCGGCTACTCGTTTCGCCACCGCGACTTCGGGCTGCTCGCCGACGACGCGCTGCGCATGATCGAGCAGCTGCGCCGCCGGCCCGACGTCGACCTGTCGCGCACCGGGATCTGGGGGGTGAGCGAGGGCGGCTGGGTGGTGCCGATCGCCGCGTCCCGCAGCACGGACGTGCGGTTCGTGGTGCTCGTGTCCTCCCCGAACGTCTCCCCCATGCGCCAGGTCGCCTGGGCGCTCAACGAGCAGCTGCTGCGGCTGCACGCGCCGTACGGGGTGCGTGACCTGCTCACCCGGGCGATGGGCGGGGTCGGCTTCGACTTCCTGCGCTACGACGGCACCCCGGCGATCCGCGGGATCAGCCAGCCGGTGCTCGCGCTGTACGGCACGGCCGACCCGTCGATCCCGTTCGTGGAGAGCACCCGCACCCTCACCACCGCGCTGGAGGAGGGCGGCAACCGGAACTACACGATCCGCTTCCTCGCGGGCGCCGACCACGCGATGCGGATCAACGGCGGGCCGTACGCGCCCGAGTACCTGCCCACGCTCGGCCGCTGGATCCTCGGCCTGCCGGACACCGCCCGGCCCGGGATCCCGATCGCCGGGGCCCGGCCGGTGCAGCGGTACGAGGCGGCCGACGTGCCCCGCGCCCCCTGGTACGGGGACATGGAGTTCCTCTCGCTCACGTTGATGCTCGTCGCCGTGGGGTTCATCGCCGCCCCGGTGACCGAGCTCGTGGTACGGCTGCGCGGCGGCGAGCCCGCCGAGCAGACCAACGCCCGGGTGTGGCCGCCGATCCGCGGGCGGCTGCGGCGCATCGCGTACACCGCGGCCGGGCTGCTCGCCGCGATCGTCGCGTTCATCACGCTGATCGTGTTGTTCTCGGTGAACCAGGCCGGGGCCTGGCCCGCGGTGCTCGCCGGCTGGCTCGTGGTCCGGGTGCTCGCCGTACTGCTGCTGGTGCAGGAGGTGCTCGCGGGCCTCGCGGTGCACGCGGCGCTGCGGGACGGCTGGCAGCCGAGCCGGTGGCAGTGGCTGGCGCTCGGCGGCGTGCTCGGCGGGGCGGGCGTGCTGCTCGTCGCCGGGGCCTACTACGGGCTGTTCTCCCTGCCCTGGTAA
- a CDS encoding exonuclease SbcCD subunit D — protein sequence MRVLHTSDWHLGRTFHRESLLGAQAAFIDHVLETVRAERVDVVVVSGDLYDRALPPVDAVALCDEALRRLVAAGIQVMIISGNHDSATRLGFGTDLLGAAGVHLRTAPDRAWRPVTIDGVSFYGIPYLEPELVRGPWELPERSHTAALGHAMARIREDAAGRGTRTVVLAHAFVTGGQASDSERDISVGGVAHVPVSVFDGIDYVALGHLHGAQRMTETVRYSGSPIAYSFSEAGQVKGSWLVDIGPDGFAGAEFVPAPVPRPIARLRGTLDHLLTDPDYARFEDHWLHITLTDPLRPKAAMERLRQRFPHTLALAFEPEGAEAPARRTRTTAGRPDIEVALDFVRDVRGEPADEDERRLLEQALAACRIKEATT from the coding sequence ATGCGGGTGCTCCACACCTCCGACTGGCACCTGGGACGGACGTTCCATCGGGAGAGCCTGCTCGGCGCGCAGGCGGCGTTCATCGACCACGTGCTGGAGACGGTCCGGGCCGAGCGCGTCGACGTGGTCGTCGTCAGCGGTGACCTGTACGACCGGGCGCTGCCGCCGGTCGACGCGGTGGCGCTGTGCGACGAGGCGCTGCGCCGGCTCGTCGCCGCGGGCATCCAGGTGATGATCATCAGCGGGAACCACGACTCGGCCACCCGGCTCGGGTTCGGCACCGACCTGCTGGGCGCCGCGGGGGTGCACCTGCGCACCGCCCCGGACCGCGCCTGGCGGCCGGTGACCATCGACGGGGTGAGCTTCTACGGCATCCCCTACCTGGAGCCGGAGCTGGTGCGCGGCCCGTGGGAGCTGCCCGAGCGCAGCCACACCGCCGCGCTCGGGCACGCCATGGCGCGCATCCGCGAGGACGCCGCGGGCCGCGGCACCCGCACCGTGGTGCTCGCCCACGCGTTCGTCACCGGCGGTCAGGCGAGCGACAGCGAGCGCGACATCAGCGTCGGCGGGGTGGCGCACGTGCCGGTGAGCGTGTTCGACGGGATCGACTACGTCGCGCTCGGCCACCTGCACGGCGCCCAGCGCATGACCGAGACCGTGCGGTACAGCGGCTCGCCGATCGCCTACTCCTTCTCCGAGGCGGGCCAGGTGAAGGGGTCCTGGCTGGTGGACATCGGCCCGGACGGGTTCGCGGGCGCCGAGTTCGTGCCCGCGCCGGTGCCGCGGCCGATCGCGCGGCTGCGCGGCACGCTCGACCACCTGCTCACCGACCCCGACTACGCCCGCTTCGAGGACCACTGGCTGCACATCACCCTCACCGACCCGCTGCGGCCGAAGGCCGCGATGGAGCGGCTGCGGCAGCGCTTCCCGCACACGCTCGCGCTCGCCTTCGAGCCCGAGGGCGCCGAGGCGCCGGCCCGCCGTACCCGGACCACGGCCGGGCGGCCCGACATCGAGGTGGCGCTCGACTTCG